One Myxococcota bacterium DNA segment encodes these proteins:
- a CDS encoding ATP-grasp domain-containing protein, producing the protein MGQNLVILFGSDSSERFVSVATAQNLSEALLNARCWFWAPNDSVYEVSSSDLQAAKNVFKAEFKPAGTPIATHLSEALDLAKANGYEFVLATHGGKSEDGTLQALFEKRGLVFTGSGSKACHLSMDKAGAKKAVAARQIRVAPSTAVTGKDFQNANAAIHQMLHAHSRLVLKPNWEGSSVGVSIVTQDNVNEALASLKSHADRPYLVEAFVEGIELTVGVIDEGGVPRALVPTELRAKNGLADYDGKYLGLGTDEITPAEVPEAIALEAQRMAVAAHDALGLEGYSRTDMIASHEGVVYLETNSLPGLTKASLVPQALAYEGISIHQFIMQQLELARARLNRQL; encoded by the coding sequence ATGGGTCAAAATCTGGTGATCCTCTTTGGAAGCGATAGCTCTGAGCGTTTTGTATCGGTTGCGACCGCACAGAACTTAAGTGAAGCGCTTTTGAATGCGCGTTGCTGGTTTTGGGCACCCAATGATTCGGTTTACGAAGTATCGTCCAGTGATCTGCAAGCTGCGAAAAACGTCTTTAAGGCCGAGTTTAAGCCTGCGGGCACACCGATTGCGACTCACCTGTCTGAAGCGCTCGATTTGGCCAAAGCCAATGGTTATGAGTTTGTCCTAGCCACCCATGGCGGCAAAAGCGAGGATGGCACGTTGCAAGCGCTTTTTGAAAAACGAGGCTTGGTATTTACGGGTTCAGGCTCCAAAGCATGCCATTTAAGCATGGACAAAGCTGGGGCGAAAAAGGCGGTAGCTGCGCGCCAAATTCGCGTGGCACCATCGACAGCGGTGACTGGCAAAGATTTTCAAAATGCGAACGCTGCTATTCATCAAATGTTACACGCGCATTCCAGGTTGGTTTTAAAGCCTAATTGGGAAGGCTCTAGCGTCGGTGTTTCGATTGTCACCCAAGATAACGTAAATGAAGCTTTAGCATCGCTTAAATCGCACGCAGATAGGCCTTATCTTGTGGAAGCTTTCGTGGAGGGAATTGAGCTTACCGTTGGCGTTATCGATGAAGGCGGTGTCCCTCGAGCTCTTGTGCCTACTGAGCTGCGCGCAAAAAACGGCCTTGCCGATTATGATGGCAAATATTTAGGCTTGGGCACCGACGAAATCACACCAGCCGAAGTACCTGAAGCCATTGCGCTTGAAGCTCAGCGCATGGCTGTAGCCGCGCACGATGCGTTGGGGCTTGAAGGCTACTCTCGTACGGACATGATTGCTTCCCATGAAGGTGTTGTCTATTTGGAAACCAACTCCTTGCCCGGGCTTACGAAAGCCTCGTTGGTTCCCCAAGCGTTGGCCTATGAGGGCATCAGTATTCATCAGTTCATCATGCAACAATTGGAGCTTGCGCGTGCCAGACTTAACCGACAGCTATAG